The following coding sequences lie in one Aricia agestis chromosome 10, ilAriAges1.1, whole genome shotgun sequence genomic window:
- the LOC121731401 gene encoding uncharacterized protein LOC121731401 isoform X1, translating into MWTIWTLICAGLVSALAQSTESSGDFAPVVTATCKTDIMSIRINFSQPFHGVAHAREFRNPACMALGNGTESVSFDISLIAAPGSPNYCGVFRNNRTDERLLPLAVRVHKTLELADDKIFVITCGKAGFRNARNETSLVSLRLLNSEGRKVLNAAFGMPYTLRAEITKPDGTHGIRMRNCFAFNMRNNTVELLDSRGCPLQQQSVAIKSENNAAELAIASMFRFPDSSQVNFQCEIGICKGTCQPIDCTTDGRTETADEEGSVTASTGIFVLDPNDSAVAALACSESGVRPLWLLYLAIALGVMFLVMLLINCFLCTAMTCSCARTDVIEKDPSVVEDYDPYRSWHGSQYGGRYPSSTIHSTRSVSDNSDHYAIVQSRPGSRHSGMHRSRH; encoded by the exons ATGTGGACTATCTGGACCCTCATCTGTGCCGGCCTCGTGTCGGCCCTAGCACAG AGCACGGAGAGCAGTGGGGACTTCGCCCCGGTGGTGACAGCGACATGCAAGACCGACATCATGTCCATACGGATCAACTTCAGCCAGCCCTTCCACGGAGTCGCGCATGCTAGGGAGTTTAG GAATCCGGCATGCATGGCGCTGGGCAACGGCACGGAGTCTGTCAGCTTCGACATCAGCCTTATCGCCGCGCCCGGATCACCCAACTACTGCGGGGTCTTCAGAAATAAT CGAACGGACGAACGCCTGTTGCCTCTCGCCGTGCGCGTACACAAGACGCTCGAGTTGGCTGATGACAAGATCTTCGTCATCACATGCGGCAAGGCTGGCTTCAGGAATGCGAG AAACGAAACATCTCTGGTATCACTCCGTCTGCTGAACTCGGAGGGACGGAAGGTGCTGAATGCCGCCTTCGGCATGCCCTACACTCTGCGAGCTGAAATCACCAAACCTGATG GAACTCACGGAATCAGAATGAGGAATTGCTTCGCTTTCAACATGCGCAACAACACCGTAGAGCTTTTGGATAGCAGAGg ATGCCCGCTCCAGCAGCAGTCAGTCGCTATCAAGAGCGAGAACAACGCCGCCGAGCTGGCCATCGCCTCCATGTTCCGCTTCCCCGACTCCTCGCAGGTCAACTTCCAGTGCGAAATCGGAATATGTAAAG GCACGTGTCAGCCGATCGACTGCACGACGGACGGTCGCACGGAGACGGCGGACGAGGAGGGCTCCGTCACCGCCTCCACCGGCATATTCGTGCTCGACCCCAACGACAGCGCTG tcgCAGCGCTAGCGTGCTCGGAGAGCGGCGTGCGGCCCCTCTGGCTGTTGTACCTGGCCATCGCGCTGGGCGTCATGTTCCTTGTAATGCTGCTCATCAACTGCTTCCTGTGTACCGCCATGACCTGCTCCTGCGCTAGGACTGAT GTGATTGAGAAGGACCCATCAGTGGTGGAAGACTATGACCCCTACCGTAGTTGGCACGGCAGTCAATACGGCGGCAGGTACCCTTCCTCCACTATACACTCTACGAG GTCAGTGTCGGACAACAGCGATCACTACGCGATAGTTCAATCGCGACCGGGCAGTCGACACTCCGGCATGCATCGAAGTAGACATTAA
- the LOC121731401 gene encoding uncharacterized protein LOC121731401 isoform X2 yields the protein MWTIWTLICAGLVSALAQSTESSGDFAPVVTATCKTDIMSIRINFSQPFHGVAHAREFRNPACMALGNGTESVSFDISLIAAPGSPNYCGVFRNNRTDERLLPLAVRVHKTLELADDKIFVITCGKAGFRNARNETSLVSLRLLNSEGRKVLNAAFGMPYTLRAEITKPDGTHGIRMRNCFAFNMRNNTVELLDSRGCPLQQQSVAIKSENNAAELAIASMFRFPDSSQVNFQCEIGICKGTCQPIDCTTDGRTETADEEGSVTASTGIFVLDPNDSAVAALACSESGVRPLWLLYLAIALGVMFLVMLLINCFLCTAMTCSCARTDVIEKDPSVVEDYDPYRSWHGSQYGGRSVSDNSDHYAIVQSRPGSRHSGMHRSRH from the exons ATGTGGACTATCTGGACCCTCATCTGTGCCGGCCTCGTGTCGGCCCTAGCACAG AGCACGGAGAGCAGTGGGGACTTCGCCCCGGTGGTGACAGCGACATGCAAGACCGACATCATGTCCATACGGATCAACTTCAGCCAGCCCTTCCACGGAGTCGCGCATGCTAGGGAGTTTAG GAATCCGGCATGCATGGCGCTGGGCAACGGCACGGAGTCTGTCAGCTTCGACATCAGCCTTATCGCCGCGCCCGGATCACCCAACTACTGCGGGGTCTTCAGAAATAAT CGAACGGACGAACGCCTGTTGCCTCTCGCCGTGCGCGTACACAAGACGCTCGAGTTGGCTGATGACAAGATCTTCGTCATCACATGCGGCAAGGCTGGCTTCAGGAATGCGAG AAACGAAACATCTCTGGTATCACTCCGTCTGCTGAACTCGGAGGGACGGAAGGTGCTGAATGCCGCCTTCGGCATGCCCTACACTCTGCGAGCTGAAATCACCAAACCTGATG GAACTCACGGAATCAGAATGAGGAATTGCTTCGCTTTCAACATGCGCAACAACACCGTAGAGCTTTTGGATAGCAGAGg ATGCCCGCTCCAGCAGCAGTCAGTCGCTATCAAGAGCGAGAACAACGCCGCCGAGCTGGCCATCGCCTCCATGTTCCGCTTCCCCGACTCCTCGCAGGTCAACTTCCAGTGCGAAATCGGAATATGTAAAG GCACGTGTCAGCCGATCGACTGCACGACGGACGGTCGCACGGAGACGGCGGACGAGGAGGGCTCCGTCACCGCCTCCACCGGCATATTCGTGCTCGACCCCAACGACAGCGCTG tcgCAGCGCTAGCGTGCTCGGAGAGCGGCGTGCGGCCCCTCTGGCTGTTGTACCTGGCCATCGCGCTGGGCGTCATGTTCCTTGTAATGCTGCTCATCAACTGCTTCCTGTGTACCGCCATGACCTGCTCCTGCGCTAGGACTGAT GTGATTGAGAAGGACCCATCAGTGGTGGAAGACTATGACCCCTACCGTAGTTGGCACGGCAGTCAATACGGCGGCAG GTCAGTGTCGGACAACAGCGATCACTACGCGATAGTTCAATCGCGACCGGGCAGTCGACACTCCGGCATGCATCGAAGTAGACATTAA
- the LOC121731401 gene encoding uncharacterized protein LOC121731401 isoform X3 yields MWTIWTLICAGLVSALAQSTESSGDFAPVVTATCKTDIMSIRINFSQPFHGVAHAREFRNPACMALGNGTESVSFDISLIAAPGSPNYCGVFRNNRTDERLLPLAVRVHKTLELADDKIFVITCGKAGFRNARNETSLVSLRLLNSEGRKVLNAAFGMPYTLRAEITKPDGTHGIRMRNCFAFNMRNNTVELLDSRGCPLQQQSVAIKSENNAAELAIASMFRFPDSSQVNFQCEIGICKGTCQPIDCTTDGRTETADEEGSVTASTGIFVLDPNDSAVAALACSESGVRPLWLLYLAIALGVMFLVMLLINCFLCTAMTCSCARTDVSVGQQRSLRDSSIATGQSTLRHASK; encoded by the exons ATGTGGACTATCTGGACCCTCATCTGTGCCGGCCTCGTGTCGGCCCTAGCACAG AGCACGGAGAGCAGTGGGGACTTCGCCCCGGTGGTGACAGCGACATGCAAGACCGACATCATGTCCATACGGATCAACTTCAGCCAGCCCTTCCACGGAGTCGCGCATGCTAGGGAGTTTAG GAATCCGGCATGCATGGCGCTGGGCAACGGCACGGAGTCTGTCAGCTTCGACATCAGCCTTATCGCCGCGCCCGGATCACCCAACTACTGCGGGGTCTTCAGAAATAAT CGAACGGACGAACGCCTGTTGCCTCTCGCCGTGCGCGTACACAAGACGCTCGAGTTGGCTGATGACAAGATCTTCGTCATCACATGCGGCAAGGCTGGCTTCAGGAATGCGAG AAACGAAACATCTCTGGTATCACTCCGTCTGCTGAACTCGGAGGGACGGAAGGTGCTGAATGCCGCCTTCGGCATGCCCTACACTCTGCGAGCTGAAATCACCAAACCTGATG GAACTCACGGAATCAGAATGAGGAATTGCTTCGCTTTCAACATGCGCAACAACACCGTAGAGCTTTTGGATAGCAGAGg ATGCCCGCTCCAGCAGCAGTCAGTCGCTATCAAGAGCGAGAACAACGCCGCCGAGCTGGCCATCGCCTCCATGTTCCGCTTCCCCGACTCCTCGCAGGTCAACTTCCAGTGCGAAATCGGAATATGTAAAG GCACGTGTCAGCCGATCGACTGCACGACGGACGGTCGCACGGAGACGGCGGACGAGGAGGGCTCCGTCACCGCCTCCACCGGCATATTCGTGCTCGACCCCAACGACAGCGCTG tcgCAGCGCTAGCGTGCTCGGAGAGCGGCGTGCGGCCCCTCTGGCTGTTGTACCTGGCCATCGCGCTGGGCGTCATGTTCCTTGTAATGCTGCTCATCAACTGCTTCCTGTGTACCGCCATGACCTGCTCCTGCGCTAGGACTGAT GTCAGTGTCGGACAACAGCGATCACTACGCGATAGTTCAATCGCGACCGGGCAGTCGACACTCCGGCATGCATCGAAGTAG